A single Elaeis guineensis isolate ETL-2024a chromosome 15, EG11, whole genome shotgun sequence DNA region contains:
- the LOC105057993 gene encoding heptahelical transmembrane protein 4-like yields the protein MSFEDSMVVSAVAFEKTCSLEGSGESNGMELKEGRIKKRVTKEVKCELVNFDSLPDYFKDNEFILGYYRCEWPLRETILSIFSIHNETLNVWTHLIGFLIFLSLTIFTATMIPREMNVPSMQQSSSQVTEASLPMKQSGVIACLPSPLPVDELETSTPASSIWHLPELLVNCLPKRFSHARNITNPCILISVTDHMANIISQLLMKEVTRWPFFAFLCGAMFCLLTSSICHLIFCHSKRTAYIMLRLDYTGITALIVTSFYPLVYYSFLCEPFYCHLYMSFITAFGLATILVSLVPVFQTAEFRSVRAGLFFCMGVSGLVPIMHKLIAFHHRPEAILSTGYELLMGTFYGLGVVVYATRIPERCMPGKFDIVGHSHQLFHVLVIAGAYAHYLAGLVYLKWRDTEGC from the exons ATGAGCTTCGAGGATTCCATGGTGGTTTCTGCGGTCGCATTCGAGAAAACTTGCTCTCTTGAAGGCTCTGGTGAAAGTAATGGAATGGAGTTGAAGGAAGGGAGAATTAAGAAGAGAGTGACGAAAGAAGTTAAATGTGAGCTGGTGAATTTTGATTCCTTGCCAGATTATTTCAAGGACAACGAGTTCATCCTGGGCTACTATCGATGCGAATGGCCTCTGAGAGAGACAATTCTCAGCATCTTCTCCATTCACAACGAGACCCTGAACGTTTGGAC GCATTTGATTGGATTTCTTATCTTTCTTTCTCTGACTATATTCACTGCAACGATGATACCAAGAGAAATGAATGTCCCATCCATGCAGCAATCCTCCAGTCAAGTGACAGAAGCCAGTCTTCCAATGAAGCAATCTGGGGTCATTGCTTGCCTGCCATCTCCACTTCCAGTGGATGAATTGGAGACTTCTACGCCAGCTTCATCTATCTGGCATCTTCCCGAGCTTCTTGTCAACTGTTTGCCAAAGAGATTCTCCCATGCTAGAAACATCACCAATCCATGCATTCTG ATAAGCGTGACAGACCACATGGCCAACATAATATCACAACTGCTCATGAAGGAAGTCACTCGCTGGCCATTCTTTGCCTTCTTGTGTGGAGCCATGTTCTGCCTTCTCACCAGCAGTATATGCCACCTTATCTTTTGCCACTCCAAACGAACGGCCTATATTATGCTGCGGCTCGACTACACCGGCATAACAGCCCTCATTGTCACCTCCTTCTATCCTCTAGTCTACTACTCTTTCCTGTGTGAACCCTTCTACTGCCACCTTTACATGAGCTTCATCACAGCCTTTGGGCTGGCCACCATCTTGGTCTCCCTTGTGCCAGTGTTCCAGACCGCAGAGTTCCGGTCTGTGAGAGCTGGGCTATTCTTCTGCATGGGAGTATCAGGACTAGTGCCCATAATGCACAAATTGATTGCATTCCATCACCGGCCGGAGGCGATCCTGTCGACGGGGTACGAGTTGCTAATGGGTACATTTTATGGCCTTGGTGTGGTGGTCTATGCGACGAGAATACCGGAGCGGTGTATGCCTGGAAAATTCGACATCGTCGGCCATAGCCATCAGCTATTCCATGTGCTGGTGATTGCAGGGGCTTACGCTCATTATCTTGCAGGCCTGGTATACCTCAAGTGGAGAGACACTGAAGGTTGTTAA